DNA from Peromyscus leucopus breed LL Stock chromosome 3, UCI_PerLeu_2.1, whole genome shotgun sequence:
GTTTTATTGGGGGGGATAAAAGAGCAACTTGCCCCAACTGAAAATAGAGTTTCCCCCAGAGTTCTTTAAGAAATGACACAGCTGCCCTTTTCTTTAAAGGGATTCTTGTCTTCTGGGATTCCCTTCACCAGAGGATCATCTCCAGAACGTTCTTCGATAtagttctttatttcttcagaacATTTAGACACCTGAAGTATAAAAAAACGGGGGAGtgatcaaaagaaataaattaggCTAAGGATATTAAACTTTGCCACAGGCTTTTTGTGAAGTTATTATAATTCAGTAAataagctttaatttttaaaattaatattattttaaaaattcctcctATACCCTAATATTTTGATTCTTATTCTGTTTATATATGTGATACAGTCTATGAGAAAAGTACTTTATTGTTCAAGAAACAAAATGATTTGGAGTCATTGTATTAATAGTTCATCCATGAAAATTTCTATTCATATGTGCCACATGATTTCCTTATGCTCTAAAATACGCTTACAACAAATCTATCATCTTTGAATTGTCTAGATAGCAGTCAGCTGTTAGTGAACCTCCAGACGTTAAGGGCTGTGGCAGTGTTTTCACGTGAGGGCTTAGGCCATACTCCAGAACTCCGTGTAGTCACAGTGATACTCATACAAGTGGTGGGAAAGCCTGGCTGGAAATGTTCGATTTGTCGACATACCTCACTAGAAGTCTTGTCTCAGAATTGCTCTGACAGGTAAGACAATGATTAAGAATGGCTTTTCTAGGGGCTTAGCAGGCTTAGCTGAGACTCTGGCATGTAGGGAATCAGCTTAAACTTTTCTCCCACTAGGACAGGATTGAA
Protein-coding regions in this window:
- the Gng11 gene encoding guanine nucleotide-binding protein G(I)/G(S)/G(O) subunit gamma-11 encodes the protein MPALHMEDLPEKEKLKMEVEQLRKEVKLQRQQVSKCSEEIKNYIEERSGDDPLVKGIPEDKNPFKEKGSCVIS